One Candidatus Zixiibacteriota bacterium genomic region harbors:
- a CDS encoding Glu/Leu/Phe/Val dehydrogenase: TPVKGGIRYSLDVNEDEVMALASLMTYKCAIVSVPFGGGKGGIKIDRRQYSQSELERITRRYTYELVKKNFIGPGIDVPAPDYGTGQQEMAWIGDTYRALTDEPLEFSACVTGKPITQGGVMGRVEATGRGVFFGVREACSNAHDMKKLGLSFGLIDKTVVVQGLGNVGYHAAKFLHEGGCRIIGLAEYEGAIYNPDGFDVDKVVAHRKETGSILDFPGARNIAKTSDALELECDILVPAALENQIVEENAPRVKAKIIAEAANGPVSVAASEILNQKGAMIIPDTFLNAGGVTVSYFEWLKNLSHVRFGRMGKRFEETTQKRILMAIEEATGKRFSDAEMHNLLHGADEEDLVNSGLEDTMINSYARIRQVKEELGDKIDLRTASFIVAIKRIAKAYMELGIFP, encoded by the coding sequence ACCCCGGTCAAAGGGGGTATCCGTTACAGCCTGGATGTCAACGAGGACGAGGTTATGGCGCTGGCTTCGCTGATGACCTACAAATGCGCGATCGTCTCTGTCCCGTTCGGAGGCGGAAAAGGCGGTATCAAGATAGACCGTCGCCAATATTCGCAATCCGAACTGGAGCGAATCACCCGTCGCTACACCTACGAACTTGTCAAAAAGAATTTCATAGGCCCCGGTATCGATGTCCCGGCTCCGGACTACGGCACCGGCCAGCAGGAGATGGCCTGGATCGGCGACACTTACCGGGCATTAACCGACGAACCGCTCGAATTTTCCGCCTGTGTAACCGGTAAACCGATCACCCAGGGCGGTGTGATGGGACGTGTCGAGGCGACCGGACGGGGTGTCTTCTTTGGAGTGCGTGAAGCCTGCTCCAACGCTCATGATATGAAGAAACTCGGGCTGTCGTTTGGGCTGATCGACAAGACAGTCGTCGTGCAGGGGCTCGGCAATGTCGGCTACCATGCCGCCAAATTCCTGCACGAGGGCGGGTGCAGAATTATCGGATTGGCTGAATATGAAGGCGCTATTTATAACCCGGATGGGTTCGATGTCGATAAAGTCGTGGCCCACCGCAAGGAAACCGGCTCCATTTTGGATTTCCCGGGCGCCCGGAATATAGCCAAGACATCCGACGCGCTCGAATTGGAATGCGATATCCTTGTCCCGGCCGCCCTCGAAAACCAGATCGTCGAGGAAAACGCACCTCGTGTCAAAGCCAAAATCATTGCCGAGGCGGCCAACGGTCCAGTCTCGGTGGCTGCCAGCGAGATTCTCAATCAAAAAGGAGCTATGATCATACCCGACACCTTCCTTAACGCCGGCGGTGTGACTGTATCTTATTTTGAATGGCTTAAAAATCTCTCGCACGTGCGTTTCGGCCGGATGGGCAAGCGTTTCGAGGAAACCACACAGAAACGAATCCTGATGGCGATCGAGGAAGCGACCGGCAAGCGTTTCAGCGATGCCGAGATGCATAACCTGCTCCATGGCGCTGACGAGGAAGATCTGGTCAATTCCGGACTGGAGGACACGATGATCAACTCCTACGCTCGTATCCGCCAGGTAAAAGAAGAATTAGGGGATAAAATCGACCTGCGGACCGCTTCGTTTATAGTGGCTATAAAGAGAATTGCCAAGGCCTATATGGAACTGGGTATTTTCCCGTAA